The genomic DNA GACGCGGAGGCGCTGACCGCGATCGCCGCCGCGTGCCGGGCGGCGGAACGGCTGCGCTTCGACTACCGGGCGCACGACGGGAGCGAGAGCCGCCGGGACGTGGAGCCACACCGGCTGGTGCACTCCGGCACCCGCTGGTACCTGGTCGCGTACGACACCGCCCGCGCGGACTGGCGGAACTTCCGGGTCGACCGGATCACCCTCAAGCCGCCGTCCGGCCCGCGCTTCACCCCGCGCCGGCCGCCGGACGAGGACGTGCGCCGCTGGGCGTCGTGGGAGGTGGCGGTCGGCCAGTACCGCTACCAGGCGCGGTTCACGGTGCGGGCACCGGCGCACGTGGTGGCGGCCCGGGTGACGCCGACGTCGGGACTGGTCGAGCCGATCGACGAGGACAGCTGCACGCTGCGGGCGGGGTCCAACTCGCTGGACGGTCTGGCGGTGCACATCGCCGTACTGGGCTTCGAGTTCACCGTGCACGAGCCGCCGGAGCTGGTCGAGCGGGTCCGCGTCCTGGCCGACCGCCTGCACGCCGCGTCGCCCTGAGCGGAGCGGCACCGGAACCGAGCGCGCCGGCACCGGAACGCTGCCGGCCGCCCCCGGAACGTCCCCGGAGCGTCCGGAGGCGTCCCCGGAGCGTCCGGAGGCGTCCCCGGAACGCCCGGCGGCGGCCCCGGAACGCCCAGCGGCGGCCCCGGAACGCCCGGCGGCCCGAAAAAGCGGCAGCACTCAGGAGCGCAGCAACCGCACACCGTGCCGCAGCCGCACCGCGCCCGGCAGGTCGTAGTGCAGCCGGCGTTCGGCGAGGACGTGTCCGTGGGCGGCGAGGCTGCCGGCGACCGTGCAGCGCGCGGTCCTGGCGGACATCAACCGGGCCCGGCGGACCACCGCCACCAGCGCTTCCACCTCGAACGACACCTCCAGGGCAAGTTCCAGGACGCCCACCGGTACGCCGTCGACCAGCAGCTCGACCCCGGGCCGGTGGCTGGAGCTGATCCGGTGCCGGGCCATCGTCACCACCTCCTCGCTGCCGGGCGCGTCGCGGGTGCGCCGGGCGGCGGCGCGCAGCGCGGAGTGGCGGGCCCAGCCGCCGGCGGCGAGGTCGAGCAGGTCCAGGGCGAGCAGGCGGTCGAGCACGGCGGCGACCTCGTGCTCGACGGCGCGCCCGCCCGCGCCGGTGAGCCGACCGGCCCCGCCGACCAG from Kitasatospora terrestris includes the following:
- a CDS encoding YafY family protein; translation: MLETSARLLRLLSLLQVRRDWSGADLATRLDVDVRTVRRDVEKLRTLGYPVDSAPGVAGGYRLGAGAEMPPLLLDDEEAVAVAMGLRTAAGGTIDGIEESSVRALAKLQQVMPSRLRHRVESLAVATVALGSNGPTVDAEALTAIAAACRAAERLRFDYRAHDGSESRRDVEPHRLVHSGTRWYLVAYDTARADWRNFRVDRITLKPPSGPRFTPRRPPDEDVRRWASWEVAVGQYRYQARFTVRAPAHVVAARVTPTSGLVEPIDEDSCTLRAGSNSLDGLAVHIAVLGFEFTVHEPPELVERVRVLADRLHAASP